The Verrucomicrobiota bacterium JB022 DNA segment CTGAATCCGATCAGGCTGCGTGCTTAGGCACCGGTGTAGCCGTAGAGTTCGATGCCCCATTCGCGTGCCTGCCGCAAGACGGCCTCCTGCTGCAGGATCACGACGCGGTCCACCTCCAGGGCAGCCGTCTGGATCCCTGCGGTGCGCATCGATTCCAACGTGCGGTGGCCGAAGACGGGCCAGTCAAAATATGGATTCTGGCCGGGCTTGCTCGTTTTTACGAAAATGAGGCCTTCGGTCTTGTACTTGTTGGCGCGGGCCAGCATGTCGTCGGTCCCCTCAAACGCTTCGACCGCCAGCACAGTGCCCTTCCGCACGACGACTCCCTGGCCCACATCGAGGCGGGCCATCTCTTTGGCAATGCGGATGCCGTGCTCGATGTAGCCAGCCTTGGCCTGCAGCGAGCCGCCGGTCATCACGCCGGGCCGCGCGAGCTGGCCGTCCATGAACGCGCGCGCGTCGAGCATCGTGACGCCGATCTTCTGCACCTCGCGAGCAAGGGCACCGAAGATCGTCTCGGCGTTGCGCTCCTTCAGCGTGGCCAGCAGCGTGATCGCCTTCAAGTCGGGCGAGAGATCCTTGAAGAGCCGCCCGGGGGTGACTTGCCCCACGAAGAGGCAATAGCCCGCCTGCAGTTGCTGGAGCGCTTTCAGCATCTTGCCGATCTGGCCGACCTTGATCGTGGCGCGTTCACGCTCGGGGAACGTATCGACCAGGGCGGGGTCGGTCTCGCCCGCCAGCTCGATCAACCGCACCGGCACCCCCGCCGCCCGCATCGCCTGGACGACGAGCCACGGGTAGTCGCGTTGACCCGCCACCACGGCAACCGGGCGGCGGGCATCGAAATCGGCAGGCAGGAAGCGGGAGGGGAGCGGTCCGTTCATGCGGCGTTACTGCTGGGCTCCGGAAGTGGTGTCGAGCACGATGGCGTCGTCGCTGTGGGCGCGGTTGAAGGCGCTGACCAAGGCCTGCATGCCGCCGTATTCGACGTTTACCTCGATGCTGGCGCCCCAGAAGAGCTGGCCGTCTTCGCGCTGCAGGCAGATAAAGCTGGCGGCCTCGGCGGCAGAGCCCTTCGTCAGGGCCTTTTGCGAGTAGTCCATCAGCTTGAAGTTCTTCCAACCCGCTTCGTCCAGCGCATTGACGAAGGCCGAGATGGGGCCGTTGCCCGCGCCCTTCAAAGCGTAGTCCTTGCCCTTCCAGCGCACCTTCACGTCCAGCTCCATCTTGTGGTAGCTGCCGTTGCTGCGGCGCAGGTCGTACTCGACCAACTCCAGCGGGCTGGTGCGGCCGGTGTATTCCTGATAGAAAGCGTCCTTGATCTGGTCGGCCGTCAGCTCGCTCGCTTCGCGGTCGGCCAAGGTCGTAGCGACGAGGCCAAACTCCGGGTGCATCAGCTTGGGCATCTCAATGCCGAAGGCCCGCTCCAGCACGTAGGCCACTCCCCCCTTGCCGCTCTGGCTGTTGATGCGGATGATCGCCTGGTAGCTGCGACCGATGTCGTGCGGGTCCAGCGGCAGGTAGGGCACCTGCCACAAGATGCTGTCGTCGGCGCTCTGGCCCTGAACGTGCGGGGCCTCTTCGATCTCCTGGGCGCGGGCGGCCATGCCCTTGCGGATGGCGTCCTGGTGGCTGCCGCTGAAGGCGGTGTAGGCCAGGTCGCCGGCGTAGGGGGCGCGGTCGTGCACGCTCATACGCGTCACACGCTCATACACGCTGCGAATTTCGGGCAAGTCGCCGAAGTCCAGCTTCGGGTCGACGCCGTGGTTGTACATGTTCAGCGCCACCGTCACGATGTCCAGATTGCCGGTGCGCTCGCCATTGCCAAACAAGGTGCCTTCGACGCGGTCGGCCCCGGCCATCAGGCCCAGCTCGGTCGCGGCGACACCCGTGCCCCGGTCGTTGTGCGTGTGCAGGCTGATGATCACGCTGTCGCGACGGCTCAGGTGGCGGATGAACCACTCGATCTGGTCGGCGTGGACGTTGGGGGTCGCGTACTGGACGGTGTCGGGCAGGTTCAGGATCAGCGGATTGTCCGGCGTCGGCTGGATCACGTCCAGCACTGCCTCGCACACCTCCAGGCTGTATTCCAGCTCGGTATCGCTGAACGATTCGGGCGAGTACTGGTAGCGGATCTTGGTGCCGCCTTTGACGGTGCTTTCCAGGTCGCGGCACAGCTTGGCCGCATCGACGGCGATCTGCTTGATCTGCGCCTTCGACATGTTGAACGTCACACGGCGCTGCAGCGGGTTGGTGCTGTTGTAAAAGTGGATGATCGCGGTCGGCGCGCCGTCGATCGCCTCAAAGCTGCGGCGCAGCAAGGCCTCGCGGCACTGCACCAGCACCTGCACGGCGACATCCGGCGGGATGCGGTTTTCCTCCACCAGGCGGCGGGCAAAGCGAAACTCGGTGTCGCTCGCGCTGGGGAAGCCGATCTCGATTTCCTTGAACCCGATGCGCAGCAGCAGGTCGAAATACTCCAGTTTTTCGGCGACCGACATGGGGATCGGCAGCGCCTGATTACCGTCGCGCAAGTCGACGCTGCACCAGATGGGCGCACGGTCGATCACCCGGTTGGGCCATTGCCGGTCGGGCAACTGGACGGTCGGGTAGGGGCGGTATTTCGTGATGGGAGCACGTTGCATGGTAAAAACTTTCTCTCTCGGTAAATGCGGGAAGGACGAACCGAAGAAAAGACGGGTCCGTCATGGTCATATCATCTTGCAGCCGATGGCAACTGTGAAGCGCACCTCGCGCCACCGGAAAGCCCCACACATGGAAGGGACTTGAGTCAGGAATATCTGGCGAATTGTCTGCCGCGCCCGCGCCAGCCGGGCACCTTCATTTAAGCTCCCCCACCGGGGAGAAGCAGCGCCAGCCCAAGACCCAGCAACGCGGCCCGCATGCCGTGTTGGTGCTCCCAATCGAGGGTAAAGGTTGGCGTGGTGTGACTCATGGAAAGCGCAGTAAAGCGGGTCGGGAGGCGGAAGTCAAGCGGGTGGGGTTGGGGCGAGGCAGACTAACAAGTCAGCTTACCCCTACGACCAGCAACTCAACACCTCGGCCCTGTTCATGAGCGTGAACGTCAGCCGCTCGGTGGACTGAGGATACGGCTTAACGTTTTTCAGCATATTTCCGGCGGGCTCAAAAGGGTCCGCCTTGTTTTTTACAAATCCAACGCATAAATACCCAGGGTGGTAAGCCTTATTTGGGGCGGGCGGGCGCCGATTTAAGGTGTTGATGAAACTTTTCGCTTCGCTTTCCTTTTTTGCGTTTGCTGCCGCGCTGGCTGCCAACCCTGCCTCGCAGGACTTGCCCCTGAGCAAGGAAGCTCAGTCTCACCTGACCCCCGATGAGGTGCTGGCCGATCTGCTGGTCGGCAATGCGCACTTCATGGAAAACCACCTGACGCCGCGCGACCTGCCGGCACGCCGTCACGCCTGCGTCAACGGCCAGTATCCCAAGGCCTACATCCTTTCCTGCATCGACTCGCGAGTGCCCGCCGAGCAGGTGTTCGACCAAGCCCTCGGCGACGTGTTCGTGGGCCGTGTGGCCGGTAATGTCGAAGGCGTCGACCAACTCGGCTCGATGGAATACGCCGCGGTGGTGGCTGGCGTGCGCGTCATCCTCGTGCTCGGCCATGAATCGTGCGGCGCCGTCAAGGGCGCGATCGACCACGTGCAAATGGGCAACCTGACCGCTCTGTTGCACGAGATCGAGCCGGCGGTGGAAAGCGTCAAAGCCCACCATGGCGACCACGCGCATGCCGACTCCCACAACCATGCCTTCGTTGATGAAGTGGTGGCCGAGAACGTGAAGCGCACCGTGGCCGACATCCGCCAGCGCAGCGAAGCCCTCGCGCAGCTCGAGCACGATGGGCGCCTCCGCATCATCGGCGCCGTCTACAGCCTCGAGACCGGCAAGGTGACGCTGGTGCAGTAAGTTACTTCTTTTGAGAGATAAGGATTAATCAGGGTTCATAAGGGGTGAGAGGGGGCTACGGCCCCCTCTTTCTTTTTGGCGCGAGCTGGAGAGCCCAAGAGCAAGAAAAAGCTGGCCTCTGGCGGTGGGGCGCATTTGCTGACGCCATGACCTTTCGTGAACGCCTCGCCGTCGCCTGGGAACGCAGCCAATCCCTCCTCTGCGTGGGGCTCGATCCCTTGCCCGCCAAGTTCCCGGCCGCCATCCAGCAGGCCGACCGCCCGATCCTCGAGTTCAACCGGGCGATCATCGACGCCACGGCTCCCTATGCGTGCTCCTACAAGCCGCAATTCGCTCACTACGCGGCGGCAGATGCCCTCGACGACCTGCGCGACACCATCGCCTACATCGCCGAGCGCTACCCCGACAAGGTGGTGATTCTCGACAGCAAGCGTGGCGACATTGGCAGCACGGCCGAGCGCTATGCCCTCGAAGCCTTCAAGGTCTACGGGGCCGATGCGGTGACGGTGAACCCTTACCTCGGCGGCGACTCCCTCGAGCCCTTCCTCGCCTACCAGGACCGCGGCGTCATCGTGCTCTGCAAGACCTCCAACCCCGGTAGCGGCGATTTCCAGAACCTCGACATCGGAGACGGCAAGAAGCTCTACGAGCGTGTGGCCGAGCTGGCGGCGCAGGAGTGGAACGGCCACGACAATGTGGGCCTCGTCGTCGGCGCAACCTACCCGGGAGAGCTCGCCAGCGTGCGTGAGATTGCCCCAACGCTGCCCCTGCTCGTGCCCGGCATCGGTGCCCAAGGCGGCGACCTTGAGGCCGTGCTCAAGGCCGGCTCCACCCCCGAAGGCGGCCTGCTGATCAACAGCTCGCGCGGCATCCTCTACGCCAGCAATGGCAGCGATTTTGCCGATGCCGCCGCGCAGGAAGCTCGCAACCTCTTTGAGCAGATCCGCACGATCCGCTCCAGCCGCTAACCCACGAACGACCAAGACGATGACTTTCGATGTCGGCTGGAACCGCCGCGACGATGAAACCGGCAAGCGCGTGCACCTCACCTTCAAGCTGGTGCGCGAAGACGCCTCCTGGATCATCCACCGCACCCGCCACGAGCCCCGTGAGCCTTACAAGCCCGACGAGCGCGACTGGGAAGACCTCTTCGAGCTGCTCGACCGCCACCTGCCGCGCGGCAAAGTGACGCATACCGATTACGCGATCGTGAAAAAGCTGCACGACCGCTGGCAGCAAGGGCTCAAGTAGTCACTGCCCGTCCAATTTTCACAGAAAAGGCGCGACCGGTAGATCCAGTCGCGCCTTTTCGCGTAAAGAGGGTAGGGCAGCCTAACTGGCGTTCATTGCTGTCGCCGCCAGGTTGAAGATCGGGAGGAACATGGCCATCACGATAGCACCGATCACCACCCCAAGGAAGCACGTCAGCAACGGCTCCATCAGGCGAGTCAGCGACTCCACCTTGACCTGCACTTCTTCGTCATAAAAGTCGGCCACCTTGTTCATCATGCCGTCGACATTACCCGTCTGCTCGCCGGCGCGCGCCATGTGCTTCACCACCGGCGGGAAGTAGCTCTCCTCCGCAATGATCTCGGAGAGCTGGCCGCCCTGCGAAATCTGACGGTTGATCTTCACGCACGCGTCTTCGATATACGTGTTGTTCGAGGCCCGCGAGACGATCTCGATCGCGCGCAAGATCGGCACGCCCGCCCGCAGCAGGATCGCATACGTGCGTGTAAAGCGGGAGACCGAGACTTCCCGCATCAGAGCCCCGGCAATCGGCATCCGCCGCACCACCTGATCGCGCACGCGGCGCCCCTTGGGCGTGGCCACGTATTTCTTGATCGCAAAGGCGACCACCGCACCCGCAACGATGATGTGGATGATGTAGCTCTTGATGAACATCGACAGGTCGAAGAGCATCTGCGTCGGTGCCGGCAGGTCGGAGCCGAAGCTCACAAACATGTCTTTGAACACCGGGATCACGAACACCATCAGCACCGCGATCAGGCCGATGGCGATCGCCATGACTGAGATCGGGTAGGTCATCGCGCCCTTCACGTGACGCATCAGCTTCACCGTGTCTTCGAAATAGACCGATACGCGGTGCATCAGCGAGCCCAGGCCGCCCGACGCTTCACCCGCCTCCACCATCGAGACGAAGAGGTTGGGGAATGCCTTGGGGTACTTCGCGCACGCCTCGCTAAAGGCCGTGCCGCTCGCCACATCCACCTTCACATTGCGGATGACGATGCGGAACACCGGGTCGTCGGTCTGGTCCTGGAGAGCCTCCAGCGCCTGCACCAGCGGCAGGCCCGCTTCCAGCATGGCCGAAAGCTGCTGGGTAAACGTCGTCAGCTTTGCGAGGGCGATCTTCTTGGTCTTCGCCTTCTTCTCGTAGACGCGCTGTTTTGCCAGCCGTTGGTTCTCGAAAAATGAATTGCTTTTGCGCACGGTCGACGCCGAAGCCGTCGCCGTTGCAGTGCCAGTGATCATTGCCATGACGTCAGTTTCACAGGATAAGGTAGCGCAGTCCTAACAGGTCGACCGTAGAGGCCGTGCTGGAGGTTGGAAAGCATTTACTGCCTTCTTAAGCGTCACTTCCGCCCCTTGGTTAAGCCCCAGCCTCAAAAACACTGACTGGCCGAAGGTTTGGATTGACGCTCCGCGCTCCTTTCTCCAATCTCACTCGTTTCCGACCTTTTCCGTCGGTCGGGGATAACATCTAAGCGGGTGTAGTACAACGGCTAGTATACGAGCCTTCCAAGCTTGGGATGCGGGTTCGATTCCCGCCACCCGCACCAGTATTTTAGCGACTCTTGCTGAGGATTTGCCAAAATGGATTGGCAAATTTGGCAAATCGATGGCGAGAAACAAATTTAAGATCAGCCGCTTCACCAACCCCAGCGGCGAAGAGGTCTGGCGCTTGTCCGGCACCTTAAATGGCGACCGCATTCGCCGCAACTACTCGACGCGAGCTCAAGCTGTGGCCGAGCGTCAGCGACTCGAGATCCGGGCGCTCAATGAAGTATCCGATGGCCAGAGTGTCTGGACGACCCTTACCCATGACCAGAATCGCGATGCCATTGCGGCCGTAAACATCCTCAAGAAGGCGGGCTCAGCGAAGAGTCTCACCTTTGCGGTAAACTACCTTCTCGAGCATTACAAGGAGGCCAGTGAGCAAAAGCAGGTGCCGGAGGCAGTCGCTGAATACCTGGATGAGCGTTGGCGCGAAAAAGAGCGCGGTATCATTAGCGGCAGACAAGAGCGCGCGATTCGGATCGAGTTGGAGAAGTTTCGCCAGCTCTTTGGTGAGCGAATCATCGGTGAAGTCAGGGCGGAGGAGCTGAAGGCCTATCTCGACAGTCCTCTGGGGCGTTCGGTGGCGGTTCCTTCTCTCAAGACCTGGAACAACCGGCGCGGCTACTTGAGCACCTTCTTCAAGTTTTGCCTGTCGAAAAAATATCTAGCTGAAGATCCCGTCAAGGACGTGCCACAGTTCAAAATCAAAAAGGCTCGGGGCACGGCGGAAACTCTGAGGGCGGTGCAAGCCCGCGAGCTGATGCACTGGCTGGAAGAGTATCGAGGCTTTCAGCGAAAGAATGGCAGCTGGCAGGGGGAACCCGGATACATGGTCCCGTACTACGCGTTGACGTTGTTTGCGGGAATTCGCCCGGACTGGAAGGATGGTGAGATCGGAAAGCTCCTGCCTCGGCATGTCCGTCTGGACACGGAGGTAATCCTGATCGAGCCCTCGGTATCCAAAGTGAATGAAAAGCGGGTGGTTAAAATCCAGCCCAACTTGCGCGCCTGGTTGGAGGCATACCCGCTTGATCGCTATCCTATTTTACCACCTCGTTGCTTCAAATACCTGTTGGAAGGCGTTCGTAAGGAATGGCGCTTGGCTGCTGATGTGATGCGCCACACCTACATTTCGATGACAGTTGGGGCATTTCGATCCGTGGGTGACGCTGCTTTGCAGGCAGGGAATTCAGAAGACGTAATCCGCAAACATTATCTGGACCTGAAAAGCGTTCAAGAGGCGGACGACTTCTGGCAGATCATGCCCAAAGGTGTTTCTGCCCCCCAATGGCGAAAAGAAGAGGGCAGATATGTCAGAAAAGGTTCGTGATCCTCACTGGTCCTCGGAAAACATACGTCCGCAGGCGTATTCAAGGGCAGTATGAAGACATTCGCTGAAACTACGGTAGACTCTCCCAAGCTTGTGGACGCAGAAGGGCTGCTGGAGGCTCTGTTCGATCCGGCCTGCCGACCTTCGATTCGCTGGCTGCGCCAGATGCAGGCCCAGCGAACGATTCCCTACATCAAGATCGGCCACCTTGTCCGCTTCGATGTGGATCAAGTCAGGGCAGCACTCCACAAGACATGCACTGTCAACCCTCGCTACTAGCGAGGGTTTTTTGTGTCCGCGAGGTGTGGGAGGGAATCGAACGCGACTGCGCTAATCATCTATTTTCATGAGAATTCATTAGCCTTTAGCTGACAACACATTGCAAGCCTGAAAAACGGAGGCCATACGCATGGAAATGCAGCTTTTTGCAATAAAATCGGCAAATATTTGGCAAATCGAAAGCTAATCTTACTCTCAAAGACGATTAACAAAACAGCCTTGCGGATTGTGGTGTGGAGGGAATGGGTCCACTACGCGCTGCCGTGGCGTGTTTAGGCGGTGTTGACGAATTATTTCAAATATAGGAATGCGGCAGAATTGTTTGAGGCGGTTGAAGAATCGCTCGATGCGGTTGCGCTGCGCGCACTTTCGCTTGGTTCGGATCTTTCCGCAGGCTACTCGTGCGCCATGAGCACAACCTCAATATCTACTAGGCCTTCTTCATGATCGCCTGCATTATGCTAACGATGCCTAGGATGAAGTTTTGAAGCCGCTTCTAATAAAAGCCCCTTTTCTGGGGCGGCGGCCTTGGTAAGCTGTGGGTATGCGCGGTAATGTTTCTAGAGAGTTGGATGCGGTGGCGTTGATCAACCTGGAACCGTTGATTCCGGCGAAGCATCCGATCCGTCGGGTCAAGCAGCTGGTCGACTCTGTGTTGGTGGATCTGGAGGAGGAGGTTGAGCAGATGTATGCGGAGCTGGGGAGCCCGCCAATTACGTCAGCGGCTTCAACGGGTTTTTCTGGGCCCCCGAAGTCATCCAGATGAACGGCCAGTACTACCTCTTCTACTCCTGCGCGGGCAATGGGGCACCGGCCGCCATCGGACTGGCCACCGCATCCAACCTGGCCGGACCATGGACGGATCGTGGCCTCATCGTAGCCGGCAACAACGCCATCGACCCTGCTATCCTGCGCGATGGCAACAGCCTCTACATGACCTACGGTAACTGGCAGACCGGCATCGACCTGATCCAGCTCAGCACCACGACCCGGCCTACGCTCGGGCAACAGCCATTGGGACCTTATGCCCGGTCAGGTCGAAGCCCCCTACCTGATCAAGAATGGTAGCTACTACTACCTCTTCTTCCAATGCGGGCTCTGCTGCAACGGCGTCAACAGCAGCTACTACACCGTGGTGGCGCGCTCGACCAGCGTCACCGGCACGTATGTCGACAAAAACGGCGTGAGCGTCTCCAACGGCGGGGGCAGCGTCTTCCTGCCCAACCAGGACGGCCGCTATTTCGGCCCCGGCCACGTGGGTATCGGCGAAGGCAAGCTGACTTACTACTACTACAATGGCAATGACAACGGCAACGCCAAGCTGCGGGTCACCACGCTCAGCTGGATCAACGGCTGGCCCGTGGCCGACGACGTCACCATCCCCCAGCAGACGGTTTCGCCCGGCACCTACAGCCTGCAAAACCGCGTCAACGGCAAGATGCTCAACAACTACGGCTCCACGGCGGATGGCGCGATCATCTCGCAGTACACCGACAACACGAGCGTCAACCAGCGCTGGGTCGTCACCTACAGCGGCGGCTATTGCAAGCTGCAGTGCGTCACCGGTGGCAAGTTCCTCGACACCCTCGGCAATAGCAGCGACGGCTCCGCCGTGGGCCGATGGGCGGCGGCTACTATAAGCTTGTCAACCGCACGACCGGCAAATGCCTTGATACCGAAGGCTCCACGAGCAACGGAGCCGAGATGAAGCAATACTTCAGCAACACCAGCCCCAACCAGCAATGGCGCTTCGTCGCCCCCTGAGCTGACGTTCACATTCACGCTGAAGCCCCCACGCACCTCCCAGGCCCCGCCCGGCGTGCTTTTTGTGCCTTCGCGCCGTGAGGGAGGAGTGGCTTTGGGGCTGGTTGGGCTCTCGGCGGCTTGCTACTCCATTGTGTCCAGCTGTTCCTTGAGCCCCGGGTTTTGCTCGAAGATATTTTCCAGCAATTCCCAGAGCTCTCCAAGCTTGCCCGATTTGTCGGGCAAAAACTGCTTTGCTACCCAGTAGGCGTAGCTTATCCAAAAACCCAGCACGTGTGGCTGGTGCTCTGAGAAGTTTTCAAAAGCCTTTAATGCACACCCGGCTGCGGATTGCGCATCGCCATCTTCTCGTGCTGAGGGATCGTTTGCTTTCTGAGCGAACAACACCGTCAGTTGTGCGAGGGTATCGCCGAGCTCACGGAGCCTGCCGGCGCGCTGGTGAGCTTCGAGAGCTTGCTGGTAGGCCTGCAGCGCTTCGGGCCACTGGCGCTGCTCCTGATGCACCCTCCCGATCTGGTAATAGGTCTCGCCGAGTTCACGGAGCCTGCCGGCGCGTTGGTCGGCTTCGAGAGCTCGCTGGTAGGCCTGCAGCGCTTCAGGCCATTGGTGCTGCTGCCGATGCACCCTCCCGATCTGGTAATAGGTCTCGCCGAGCTCACGGAGCCTGCCGGCGCGTTGGTCGGCTTCGAGAGCTTGCTGGAAGGCCTGCAGCGCCTCAGGCCATTGGTGCTGCTCCTGATGCACCCTCCCGATCTGGTAATAGGTCTCGCCGAGATCATGGAGCCTGCCGGCGAGTTGATTTGATTTAACTACATATTGGTAAGCTCGAATCGCTTCATTCCATAGGTGTTGCTGTTCATATATTATCCCGATCTTTTGGTAAATCTGGCCTTGTTTGTATTCAGAGTTTTTATCGCTCGAAACGATTGTTAATTGATTCTGATATGCTTGCAGTGCTTGGGGCCATTGACCTTGCTTATAGAGTGCTAATCCAATCTCGGCATAGATACTGCAAGTTTTTTCGATGTCGCCCACTCGCTTATAAGCCTTAATCGCATTTTGATATGCTTGGACCGCCTCGGGCCACTGTTCCTCATTCTCAAAGACCGCTCCCATTCGGTAGTATGTTAAACCCAGTAAGTGAAGCATGCCAGTACGTTCATTGAATTCGACGGAGCTTCGATATGCCTGTATCGCTTCTTTCCAGTGATGTTGTTTTTCGTGGACTAGGCCTATGTTATGATAGGCTGTGCCAGTATTTTTACACTGTCTATAGTTAAGGGATTTTTGGTACGATTCCAAAGCCTTTGGCCATTTTTCCTGATCACTATAAAGGTTTCCGATTGAGTTATAAATGGTTCCCATGCGGTCTTCCGGACTGTATTTGAGGGCAAGTTTGTATGCTATGAGTGCCCTTCTACATCGATGTTGTTCCGCATAAACCATGCCGATGTTATGGTATGTTCCGCATAGGAGTTTATAGTTTTTTGAGCTGCGTTTGAGCTGGATAGCTTTTTTGAATGCCTTAAGTGAATTCGCCCACTGCTGTTCTTCATAATGAATTACACCAATGTGGTCGTAGGTAATGGCAATATTGGTTGCCGTTTCGATGTGTGTAACAAGCTCTAGATGTTTTTTGTACGCCTGTAGCGCTTCTGCCCGTTTGCGCGCGCTTTTGTAAGCCACGGCTAATACCCACTGTGTATATGAAGCTTGTGCTGAAGTGAAACGATTGCAGATATTATTTACTTTCAGGGCCCTTTCGGTGAGATCCTGCGGGTCGATCCACCCATGCGCGTTCTGCACTATTGCCTCTTCGATGTAGGTGCACTCTCGATCCACGAATCGGTCGAGCAGTGTGCCTGGAGGCGAATTCCCCTGCAGGTATTTGCTTTGTAGCCATCCGTAAAAAAGGCCGTGGCAAATCGTGTAGTAGGTCTCTGGCCTTTCTGGAAGCGTATAGTCGGACTCGCTTTCTACAATCCCAAGGCGTGCCATTTTCGCCAATGCGGTGAAGGCTGCCTCCACGTCTGGGATCGCGTCAAGGAGCGGCTGCTTATCGTCGGTGAAGCAACTCGCGACCAGCACCGCCGCAGGCATGCGGATGAAGGGGGCGAAGGCGAAAAGGGGCAGCAGGGCCTTGCAGTCGGTAGGGTAGTAGTCGGCCTGGATGTCGAAGAGGTTGTACAGTCTGGACTCCTCGCCTGGCGCGCCGAGCTGGCTGAAATCGTAGTGTTGGGCTCTCTCATGGAGCCGCTTAAGGGTCAGTGCGGGCAGTTCGCTTTGGCCGATGGTATTGCCGAGCGTGGCCAGAGCCAGAGGGTAGCCGTTGACCTTTTCAGCCAATTCGCGCAGGAGAGTCAGATGCTCGTCATCCAGGCCGCTACGGTCTTGCAGGATGGCTACGGCGTCGTCGAGCCCGAGTTTTTCTAAGTCGATGCGGGCGTGAGGAAAGTTTTGGGGTCGCTTCCGGTCGGGAGGCCGAACCCCGAAGACGAGGGTGGTCCGGCTGAGGCGTCCGACGATAGTCGCCAGGTTTTCGAATACTTCGGCGCTGTCGAGGATAACGAGGCGGCCCGGTCGGTCGACCTCTTGCCAGAAGGCCGGGCTGAAGGCCTTCGCTTCCTCGTCATACCAGACGGATTTTTCTGTAGGGCGGAAATACGCCTTGAAGAGGGCTTCAGCCAATGCCACCCCGGGCGAGTCCAGTGGGATTTCGCGTATGGCGCGTTCCTCGAAGTGCTCCTCGTCCGCCTTGATGATGGGACGGAATTCGTGATAGAAGAGGCCATTGGGAAAGAGCGTGGCGAACTCCGGGTGCTGGCTGAGTTCAAAGACAGCGGAAGCGATGAGGTGTGATTTACCGATGCCGCCCGGGCCTTCCACCAGCACGCAGTTCCGGCGCTCCAGAAATGGTTCTTTGGCCAGATCCAGGATCGCGTCCTGTAGCTCGCACCGTTTCGCTTCCCGCCCGAAAATCGTGTTCGAGGTCAAAATCGGAAGCTCGCGGAAATCCTGGAAGGTGAGGATCCGCCCCTCAGACTTGTAAGCGTCCTTGATCTTCTGCAGCGCCTCTTGAAGCTCATCGCTGAGGATGCGGCGGAATCTCTCCGGCAGAGCGTCGATTCGCTCGGTGAGACGTGCGAACTCTTCCGGTCGCGCTTCCTGCTCGCGCTTCAAGGCCTTGTAGAGTTCTACGGCTGGGGCAGAAGGGCTGTTTTTCTGCGGCTCGAGAGCTTTCCAGTCGAGTTCACCGGCTTCGGCCCGGCGGATCAGGATGGCGGTACGACCGGCGTCCCCCGCCATAAACAACCGGGTGATCTCGTCCTCATCCTTGAGCGCGCGCAGTTCTTGCAGGAATTCGCCAAGGGTTTGCTCCTGTTGGGCCTGCTCTTGCTGCGCTGCCGCGCGTTCCTTAAATTTTGCGAGAAGGATCAAGGCTGCCCAAACGACGGCGGCTTGCGGTGCGATGCTCGCCACCACCGTCGACCCCAAGGCGCTAGCCAACCACGTTTGCAATTGACTGGGGAGCAGGCTTTGCAGAAAAGCCAGCAAGCCTTCGCAGTCATCTGCGTTCGAATGCGTGCCGAGGATGTCTTCAA contains these protein-coding regions:
- the lpxI gene encoding UDP-2,3-diacylglucosamine diphosphatase LpxI (LpxI, functionally equivalent to LpxH, replaces it in LPS biosynthesis in a minority of bacteria.), which produces MNGPLPSRFLPADFDARRPVAVVAGQRDYPWLVVQAMRAAGVPVRLIELAGETDPALVDTFPERERATIKVGQIGKMLKALQQLQAGYCLFVGQVTPGRLFKDLSPDLKAITLLATLKERNAETIFGALAREVQKIGVTMLDARAFMDGQLARPGVMTGGSLQAKAGYIEHGIRIAKEMARLDVGQGVVVRKGTVLAVEAFEGTDDMLARANKYKTEGLIFVKTSKPGQNPYFDWPVFGHRTLESMRTAGIQTAALEVDRVVILQQEAVLRQAREWGIELYGYTGA
- the leuA gene encoding 2-isopropylmalate synthase: MQRAPITKYRPYPTVQLPDRQWPNRVIDRAPIWCSVDLRDGNQALPIPMSVAEKLEYFDLLLRIGFKEIEIGFPSASDTEFRFARRLVEENRIPPDVAVQVLVQCREALLRRSFEAIDGAPTAIIHFYNSTNPLQRRVTFNMSKAQIKQIAVDAAKLCRDLESTVKGGTKIRYQYSPESFSDTELEYSLEVCEAVLDVIQPTPDNPLILNLPDTVQYATPNVHADQIEWFIRHLSRRDSVIISLHTHNDRGTGVAATELGLMAGADRVEGTLFGNGERTGNLDIVTVALNMYNHGVDPKLDFGDLPEIRSVYERVTRMSVHDRAPYAGDLAYTAFSGSHQDAIRKGMAARAQEIEEAPHVQGQSADDSILWQVPYLPLDPHDIGRSYQAIIRINSQSGKGGVAYVLERAFGIEMPKLMHPEFGLVATTLADREASELTADQIKDAFYQEYTGRTSPLELVEYDLRRSNGSYHKMELDVKVRWKGKDYALKGAGNGPISAFVNALDEAGWKNFKLMDYSQKALTKGSAAEAASFICLQREDGQLFWGASIEVNVEYGGMQALVSAFNRAHSDDAIVLDTTSGAQQ
- a CDS encoding carbonic anhydrase family protein; protein product: MKLFASLSFFAFAAALAANPASQDLPLSKEAQSHLTPDEVLADLLVGNAHFMENHLTPRDLPARRHACVNGQYPKAYILSCIDSRVPAEQVFDQALGDVFVGRVAGNVEGVDQLGSMEYAAVVAGVRVILVLGHESCGAVKGAIDHVQMGNLTALLHEIEPAVESVKAHHGDHAHADSHNHAFVDEVVAENVKRTVADIRQRSEALAQLEHDGRLRIIGAVYSLETGKVTLVQ
- the pyrF gene encoding orotidine-5'-phosphate decarboxylase encodes the protein MTFRERLAVAWERSQSLLCVGLDPLPAKFPAAIQQADRPILEFNRAIIDATAPYACSYKPQFAHYAAADALDDLRDTIAYIAERYPDKVVILDSKRGDIGSTAERYALEAFKVYGADAVTVNPYLGGDSLEPFLAYQDRGVIVLCKTSNPGSGDFQNLDIGDGKKLYERVAELAAQEWNGHDNVGLVVGATYPGELASVREIAPTLPLLVPGIGAQGGDLEAVLKAGSTPEGGLLINSSRGILYASNGSDFADAAAQEARNLFEQIRTIRSSR
- a CDS encoding type II secretion system F family protein, producing MAMITGTATATASASTVRKSNSFFENQRLAKQRVYEKKAKTKKIALAKLTTFTQQLSAMLEAGLPLVQALEALQDQTDDPVFRIVIRNVKVDVASGTAFSEACAKYPKAFPNLFVSMVEAGEASGGLGSLMHRVSVYFEDTVKLMRHVKGAMTYPISVMAIAIGLIAVLMVFVIPVFKDMFVSFGSDLPAPTQMLFDLSMFIKSYIIHIIVAGAVVAFAIKKYVATPKGRRVRDQVVRRMPIAGALMREVSVSRFTRTYAILLRAGVPILRAIEIVSRASNNTYIEDACVKINRQISQGGQLSEIIAEESYFPPVVKHMARAGEQTGNVDGMMNKVADFYDEEVQVKVESLTRLMEPLLTCFLGVVIGAIVMAMFLPIFNLAATAMNAS